Proteins co-encoded in one Leptodactylus fuscus isolate aLepFus1 chromosome 4, aLepFus1.hap2, whole genome shotgun sequence genomic window:
- the LOC142201308 gene encoding transcription factor Sox-17-alpha-like, translating into MSSPDGGYASDDQLQGKCSVPAMMPSLGQCQWGPDTMTTSIAETKGKCDTSNPRSKAEARIRRPMNAFMVWAKDERKRLAQQNPDLHNAELSKMLGKSWKSLTLPEKRPFVEEAERLRVQHMQDHPNYKYRPRRRKQVKRMKRADSGFMHMSEQADPTMLSSDGRMCVDNYSLGYPEQTYHPSQLPQSSLHYRESQVIGAHYDNYSLPTPETSPLDLAESDHAFFTSAVQEDCSMMPYGYNTSYNTHQQNPATAMLGRHVPQTEQIGQGSPVQSMMGCQTPPQIYYNQMYMANAGRHHQVAQVSQPSPPPDSQQGHRVEQVHPNEILGEVDRTEFEQYLSYVAKSNVGMPYHGQEQASENGPISSVLSDASTAVYYCSYNNV; encoded by the exons ATGAGCAGCCCTGATGGTGGATACGCCAGTGACGATCAGCTCCAGGGAAAGTGCTCAGTGCCAGCCATGATGCCCAGCTTAGGACAGTGCCAGTGGGGACCGGACACCATGACTACTTCCATCGCAGAGACCAAGGGCAAGTGCGACACTTCCAACCCTAGGAGTAAAGCTGAAGCCCGCATCCGCCGACCCATGAATGCTTTCATGGTGTGGGCCAAGGATGAACGTAAAAGACTGGCACAGCAGAACCCGGATCTTCACAATGCTGAACTCAGCAAGATGCTAG GGAAGTCCTGGAAATCTCTCACCTTGCCTGAGAAGAGACCATTTGTGGAAGAAGCTGAAAGGCTGAGAGTACAGCATATGCAAGATCACCCCAACTACAAGTACAGGCCCAGGAGGAGGAAGCAggtgaagaggatgaagagggcaGACAGTGGCTTCATGCACATGTCCGAGCAGGCTGACCCCACCATGCTGAGCAGTGATGGAAGGATGTGCGTGGACAACTACAGCCTTGGGTATCCAGAACAGACCTATCACCCCAGCCAGCTACCCCAAAGCAGTCTTCACTACAGAGAGTCTCAGGTCATAGGTGCCCACTATGACAACTACAGCTTACCTACACCTGAAACTTCACCTCTGGATCTAGCTGAGTCTGATCATGCCTTCTTTACATCTGCTGTCCAAGAAGATTGCTCCATGATGCCTTATGGTTACAACACTTCATACAATACCCACCAGCAAAATCCTGCCACTGCCATGCTTGGTAGGCACGTTCCACAGACTGAACAAATTGGGCAAGGAAGCCCTGTACAGAGTATGATGGGATGCCAGACCCCTCCACAGATTTACTACAACCAGATGTACATGGCCAATGCTGGAAGACATCACCAAGTGGCCCAAGTCAGCCAACCCTCTCCTCCGCCTGATTCCCAGCAGGGCCATAGAGTAGAGCAAGTGCATCCGAATGAAATATTGGGTGAGGTGGACAGAACTGAATTCGAGCAATACCTTAGTTATGTGGCCAAGTCAAATGTAGGAATGCCTTATCATGGACAGGAGCAGGCTTCGGAGAATGGCCCGATATCCTCAGTGCTGTCAGATGCCAGCACTGCTGTCTACTACTGTAGTTACAACAATGTATGA